The DNA segment CCCAGCGGGGCCCCACACAGTGAAAGGAAAGCACCAGTCTTAGTGTTGTGTAGGGCATTTCTCAGAGTGTGTTACCCACACACACTGATCAGAATTACCTGaggaacttttaaaaatgcatgtttcTTGATGATCCCAGATGGACTGAATCAGAATTTGGAGTGGGGATGAGACCAGAGAATATGCAGGCTAATGAAGCACATCAGGTAATTCTGGTGCATAATAAAGTAGGGAAGAGGTTGCACTGAGGCACAGTCAGAAGTGGAAGCCTGGCTAGAGGATCCTAGAAGGATGCCAGGTttgctccttggtatccactttTTCCTTCCTGCCCCATACTCTCTCCTTAGCTGCTTTCTGAGCAAGCAAGGCTGCCCAGGATGGCTTCCCACCCCTACCCCTGTGGGCAGACTCAGCTTGTCTGGGGCTCCCTCTGCAGCCACCAGTCCCACTGCAGAGTGCTTGCCAGAGTCCTCACTGCCTGCCGGGAGAGGCAAGAGGCAGGAGGTCAGGCAGAGGCTGGGGACACAGCTGCAGCAGCCCAGGGCTCCGTttcctctcccagccctgggccTCTGGGGCAGAGGAAACCCTGCAGGAAGGCCAGAGCTGCCACCAGGCAGAGAGGCCCGTGaaacccccccaccccagccccagccatcctgcccTCAGAGCCTCAGCATCACAGATCTTCATTTAGACCATGGGCCTTCTGCAGCCTATGTGGTCCTGTGCCCAGCCTACCAGACTCATGTGTCATGCCAGAAGACACTCTTCCCTAATGTTAGCAGCCTCTGCCTGGGATCCCGCCCCCAGGCacacacctacgtgctccctccCCACCATTCAGAAAGTCCTTCTTGCTGTCTGACCTCTGTCCTTCTTGCTGGAGCCCCAGCACTTATCTCCCTGTTTTAAGCCTTTGAGAAATGAACAAGAGGGTGGCTTCTGAAGCAGTAGCTGGTTTGGGAGCTGGGCTGGGGACTGTTGTAGGTTAGAATTACTCCCCTAATGCTCTCCACCAAACTTCTGGAGAAGTCCAACCTTAGTCACTGAAGGTCAAACATTCAGGGTCCAAGTATGTTTCACTTCCCCTCCCACATCACTGGCTCTGCCCCCACCCTTTCATAGGACAgcaaggagagagaagagggccAAAGATTGGCTCAGAGGGGGCATCTTACACTCTGGTGAGATTGCAGAGAGGTCCCTTCACCCCTGGCATGACCCAGCACTGTCCAAGCTTTGCATGATTGTTACAACCTTGAGAGCTCAGACATGGGCTGCCACCCAGGTCGGGGACACAGAGTGGAAAAAGCACTGGACTGGGAGTCTGGACACCTGGGGTGTACTCACAGTAGTGCTACTAATCCTgtttgactttggacaagtctTCTCCCCTGTCTGAGCCTTAATCCCCATCTTCTCTAAAATAAGGAGTTGGGCTTTGTAATTCACAAGGTATCCCTCTAGGATTCTGTCATGGGCGTGTCCCAGCCCCTGGTGGCTCCTGCAGACCCCACAGCCTCTCCAGCCAGCCCTGGGAATATGCCCTGAACTGCCTGCCGTGCGTGACTCCTGCCTGTTCTATCCAGACCCCAATCTAAACAATCTTGATTCCTGTTCCTAGCTTGGCAGGACCCTGAATGGCAGGAAGTAAAGACAGGAGCCTGTTTATGTTTGAGGCAGCcggggctggggtggcggggaggtggggggagacaCGACAACACACTGGGaaaggggtgggcaggggtggaggcagggagaagccAGGCCACAGGACAGAAGGGTGTGGGGGCTGCAGAAAAGATGCTTCttccaccccagccccaggctgtCTGCGTGCTCCAGTCTGAACTCCCAGCAGGGGTGCAGAGCTGGGAGTCCCCCAAGCTCTCAGCCACTTAAACATGCCTCCTCACCTTTTACCCCTAACGGTATGGTTTCCATGGGGAAGTGCACCAGGACTTCCCCTGCAGGCCCCGCCCCAAGGCCAGATGCAGGGAGTAGGGAGgaggcctcccttcccacccccaaaaAACTCCCAGTGATTTCCTCTGTGTGGGAGGGATCCACGGTCAGTGGCTGCAAACACCGAGGGGATCACATTTCACAGGTCTTACTGCACACCCCGTCCTTTACAGGGACCATGACCTTGGACCCCCCCAAGAGCAGCCTTCTGATGCTACTGATGGCCTTGGGCCTGACCCAGGGTGAGTACTGGGGGAGCAGGTAAGGAACAGGGGCCTGGGCAGAGGAGGGCTATCTGAGCTCAGCTGTCTGGAGCTGAATTTGAGGAGAAGGGGGTACTTAGGAGCTTGGCTGAAGGGTGGGAGACAGGCTCAGCTAGACTCAGCCCCCAGCTATCCTACCCTCCGTTGCTGTCCTCTTGATCCAGATCCACAGGCTGGTGCTCTGTAAGGCTCCACGGAGCGAACCTCTAACTAGGGGTGCAGAGAGTGGGGGTGATGGCCCGGAGGGCCCAGGAAGAAGCCTCAGGGTTGGAGCTAGAACTAGGAGGGGAGGTCCTAGGCTGGGGAAGGGAACAGAAGCCTGGTTCTCAGTGTCAGCTGCCCCTGGTGGTGCTAAGGCACTAGAGGGGAGGATAATCTGAGGATGGGACTAACGGGCCAAGGCCCTTTAGTTTAAGAGGTCAGAAGGGAGGGGGCAGTGGGACAGACGTGGATGTTGGGCTCAGCCTGGGGAGTTGGGCCCAGAGTGGCTGAGCTTCCAGTGTGTCTCCCAGGCGACCCTGTGAAGCCCTCTCGGGGCCCCCTGGTGACCTGCACGTGTGAGAACCCACACTGCAGGGGGCCTACCTGCCAGGGGGCCTGGTGCACAGTAGTGCTGGTGCGGGAGGAAGGCCGACAACCCCAGGAGCACCGAGGCTGTGGGAACCTGCACCAGGAGCTCTGCAGGGGGCGCCCCACTGAGTTCGTCAACCACTACTGCTGCTACAGCCCCCTCTGCAACCACAACGTGTCCCTGTGGCTGGAGGGTATGtctgctgccccagcatccccacCCCATcttctcaggccctgcccagcacCTCCCCCCACCGCCGGCACCCGCACCCAGCCCCACACCGTTCTGCTTTCCTCTCCTGCTCTGGCCAGAGGGTAGGGGAAGCAGGACACTGGGGTCTGACCGGCAGAGTGGCAAGGTGGGGGTATCTGGCCTGGTGGGAACTGGGCCTCAGGGTCCCCCCTCTGCCAGCCACCCAAACTCCTCCGGAGCAGCAGCAAGTAGATGGCCAGCTGCCTCTGATCCTGGGCCCTGTGCTGGCCTTGCTGGTCCTCGTGGCCCTGGGGGCCCTGGGCCTGTGGCACATCCGGCGGAGGCAGGAGAAGCAGCGTGGCCTGCACAGCGAGCTGGGAGACTCCAGCCTCATCCTGAAGGCATCTGAGCAGGGGGACAGCATGTTAGGGGTATGGGCTTGGGAGAACCTGGGACACTGGGTTGGGGGGTAAATAGAAGCTGCAGAATCAGGGGGTGCACAGTGACAGGTAGCCAAGAAAGGCACAATTACAGACACTCAGAGATTCAGGCATGTGGGGGACTGGGCCAGTGAGGAccaggcagagacacagcagtagGGCCCAGGttgaagagggagaaaagggctggggtgggtgggggcagccTCTCAGCAGCCTCTCGGTACCCCCAGGACCTCCTGGACAGCGACTGCACCACAGGAAGTGGCTCGGGGCTCCCTTTCCTTGTGCAGAGGACAGTGGCACGCCAGGTCGCCTTGGTGGAATGTGTGGGTGAGCAGTGGGGGACCCAGGGGATGAGGACCAAGGGCTTGCATGAGCTCTCAAGAGGGGGGGAGCTCTTGGCTTCCGGAGTACAGGCAGAGCCACCCCTGCGTCAGAAATGGGATTCTTCTGGGCAGGGGGTGCGCTGGGGTGGGTCAGGACTAGATCCTTCTGCAGGAGCTGGAGTAGAACAAGAGGCAAATGGGGGTGGCCTGCCAGCTGGCTTTGGATCTGAATCGAGTTGCCCATAAGCCCCAAAGGTTCTGCAGATGTGGTCAATGCAGCATCAAGACTGGGGGCTCTTCTGGGGAATACTGTGCCCAGGGACTCTGTGTGCCCAGTATGtgaccctctccctcccctctggccACTGGATCAGGAAAGGGTCGCTATGGTGAGGTGTGGAGGGGCCTGTGGCATGGTGAGAGTGTGGCCGTCAAGATCTTCTCCTCAAGGGATGAGCAGTCCTGGTTCCGGGAGACCGAGATCTACAACACAGTGTTGCTCAGACATGACAACATCCTAGGCAAGCTGGGGGTGCTATGCCAGGTCCAGAGCTCCTACTCCTCCCTACCTCCGACTAAGGGCTGGAGGCCCCAGGCTGCTGACAGTGACTTAGCGCTGAAGAACTCCCAGCCAGCCCTCAGCCCTGATCTCTGACTCTGGCTTGCTGTCTGAACTAAGCCAGTTCAGCCTCTACCCCAGCCCCAGCTTTGCCCAGATCCTGTCCATCCTCTGTCACCAGCCCTGACCCTAACCCATCCAGCCTCTCTTAGCCCTAGCCCCATGGCTGAGCCACCTGGCCCTCTGCTCACAGGCTTTATCGCCTCAGACATGACTTCCCGCAACTCTAGCACGCAACTGTGGCTCATCACACACTACCATGAGCATGGCTCGCTCTACGACTTTCTGCAGAGACAGACGCTGGAGCCCCAGCTGGCCCTGAGGTTGGCTGTGTCCGCGGCCTGCGGCCTGGCACATCTGCACGTGGAGATCTTCGGCACTCAGGGTAAACCCGCCATTGCCCACCGCGACCTCAAGAGTCGCAACGTGCTGGTGAAGAGCAACCTGCAGTGCTGCATCGCCGACCTGGGTGAGTGGGGCGGGGCCTGGGCAGGGGGCGGGGCTCGCGCGCTCCCTCTGCCCTTGGTTCTGTTCTGCCTTTGCCTGTTGAATGCGTGGCCACAGCAACGATACTGATAGGCACGTTAAAACTTACCGAGGTGTGTGTTGTCTCATTCCACTTCCACAAGAGCCCCGCAAGCTGCCACTCTTTAAGCCCAGCAACCTTCCTTCACCGCACCACCCCAGCTCCAGGAGTACGGGGAAAGGGCCGGGAGCCAGGAAACTGGGTTCTCCTCCAGTCTTCACTGACTGCATTGCTGCCCCTCACCAGGCCTTGGGGTTTTGCTGTGTGAAATGGGCGTGATAATGCCTGCTGTGCCTGTTGACATCTCGCTGGGTTCTTGGGCACGCAGAGAGCGCTACATGGCCCAGCATAACAGGCATTGTCTCCCTGTGGCTGCTCTCTCCCGGCTCCCCTCAGGGCAGGTCTCCATTTGCCTGCCCTTCTATGTGCCACCAtctccctccagccccacctTGCTCCACCGACCCTAGCCTTCTGGGGCCACCCTGTCTGTGGGCTCAGGTGAGCAGCAGGATTGACAGTGCT comes from the Manis pentadactyla isolate mManPen7 chromosome 10, mManPen7.hap1, whole genome shotgun sequence genome and includes:
- the ACVRL1 gene encoding serine/threonine-protein kinase receptor R3, which encodes MTLDPPKSSLLMLLMALGLTQGDPVKPSRGPLVTCTCENPHCRGPTCQGAWCTVVLVREEGRQPQEHRGCGNLHQELCRGRPTEFVNHYCCYSPLCNHNVSLWLEATQTPPEQQQVDGQLPLILGPVLALLVLVALGALGLWHIRRRQEKQRGLHSELGDSSLILKASEQGDSMLGDLLDSDCTTGSGSGLPFLVQRTVARQVALVECVGKGRYGEVWRGLWHGESVAVKIFSSRDEQSWFRETEIYNTVLLRHDNILGFIASDMTSRNSSTQLWLITHYHEHGSLYDFLQRQTLEPQLALRLAVSAACGLAHLHVEIFGTQGKPAIAHRDLKSRNVLVKSNLQCCIADLGLAVMHSQGSDYLDIGNNPRVGTKRYMAPEVLEEQIRTDCFESYKWTDIWAFGLVLWEIARRTIVNGIVEDYRPPFYDVVPNDPSFEDMKKVVCVDQQTPTIPNRLAADPVLSGLAQMMRECWYPNPSARLTALRIKKTLQKLSNGLQKPKVIH